From one Anopheles cruzii chromosome 3, idAnoCruzAS_RS32_06, whole genome shotgun sequence genomic stretch:
- the LOC128275336 gene encoding MICAL-like protein 1 isoform X2, with product MVKYEVPDRFSILTYLSQYYRVFSNQEPATSKKASDKDTKPDDLSSKMANNIPAFVGVPKRATCARCSNPIFLAERISFGAKSYHRSCLKCARCGTQLTVGSFYETETDGEYCCETCPDEEIQLEIKRRKSSASSSSDGSHHSSGSGAAPVVPLVGLPRTIRSSKLLDRISFFESAPLSDEEKTSNLERKAKMSSFLKGTLDESDRKLPDSPVVLQEPNGKPDTEEDRRQDDVPPDLPTTAPPAAGDEANAESKASSTEPPVPAEDSESIEDQFEKIVQDLGNDELSGDTTNRLPQTEIAQRQLDSASVEQEESPRNHNSELRNVSELTDAQKEVDESEIMIVVEDADDKTPEVVLDEAAPDKQATVVESHEPSNLKTEEPTVVGEVSKTAIVALRTTASEETEPSAPAVPVSEVPSEVLVESETKCNVPDEKESTEPEPEEAANSSRTEQEPEVPEEEDVCEGHEEVVGRKLSTSDAAETPTESKSVAEHDKAEPTEESTTSQQPEESALKNEELYPSDLNPFGDEDENGAKIVALPGTPTMKPAPSVRRVSTNPFGSEDEDDDAQQPQSSPSSKPPRPPPPKVKSTAAVNSTPVPVNPFDEDDDDAGTTEQEAEIVPVVSKPSPRRTPVPTPRKPGHAYNDSISSQDNSLMSSSRLSSSNVSLASSMDSGPSSMTVPRRRKSKAPNVPVPKPSGEGALTAVGGAIITSSIANKGTLTTPRKKRNAPAPPPAFTSTPKPEQASQQTPASQRLLTLDASLIGNDRPEASESMSRATSNESVVYRRLIVPLALDDDGSEAPLDDSTTTASVTSERQWEKMKDNKEAQNRNRQSQSSPIGEGNGFGNGLSVLANKSSQGKWKRRKGPAPALPMALPLPERKPIKMLPLKEIHQELQIIETQQQGLEKQGIVLEKMIRERCEGVEADIDLDIRLQVNSKEVEDLIMQLFELVNEKNELFRRQAELMYLRRMHRLEQEQADLEYEIRLLMAQPERNKTDSDKEKEEALIARLVEIVQMRNEVVECLEMDRIREAEEDLSIKQSIEERAASQQSKHGKKDSTACTATTLPLTDSEKQDSTVKLSKKEKKKLKEAKKLVKSKKIDSEKDADETESGSTKEKKKKRKFLF from the exons ATGGTCAAGTACGAGGTACCGGATCGATTCTCAATCCTCACCTACCTGTCGCAGTACTACCGAGTGTTCAGCAATCAAG AACCCGCCACAAGCAAGAAGGCCTCCGATAAGGACACCAAGCCCGACGATCTGAGCTCAAAG ATGGCAAACAACATACCGGCCTTTGTGGGCGTTCCCAAGCGTGCTACCTGTGCCCGGTGTAGTAATCCCATTTTTCTGGCGGAACGGATCAGCTTCGGTGCGAAGAGTTACCACCGCTCGTGCCTAAAATGTGCCCGCTGCGGCACTCAGCTGACGGTGGGCAGCTTCTACGAGACGGAAACGGATGGCGAATACTGTTGCGAAACGTGCCCGGACGAGGAGATTCAGCTCGAGATCAAGCGACGCAAATCGTccgcctcgtcgtcgtccgacgGTAGCCACCACTCGTCGGGGTCGGGCGCAGCACCGGTCGTACCGCTCGTGGGATTGCCGCGTaccatccgcagcagcaaactGCTCGATCGTATATCGTTCTTCGAGTCGGCCCCCCTGAGCGATGAGGAGAAGACGTCGAACCTCGAGCGGAAGGCAAAGATGAGTAGCTTCCTGAAGGGAACACTCGATGAATCGGATCGCAAGCTGCCAGACTcgccggtggtgctgcaggAACCGAATGGCAAACCGGACACGGAAGAAGACCGAAGACAAGATGACGTCCCACCGGATCTGCCGACAACGgccccaccggcggcgggggaTGAAGCGAACGCTGAAAGCAAGGCATCCTCGACGGAACCTCCTGTCCCGGCGGAAGATTCCGAGAGCATTGAAGATCAGTTCGAGAAGATCGTACAAGATCTCGGGAACGACGAGCTGTCCGGCGATACAACCAACCGTTTACCACAAACCGAGATTGCACAACGGCAATTGGACAGCGCAAGCGTTGAGCAGGAGGAATCACCACGAAATCATAACTCAGAACTGAGAAACGTGTCTGAGCTTACAGATGCCCAGAAAGAAGTTGATGAGTCCGAGATTATGATAGTTGTAGAAGATGCCGATGACAAGACGCCAGAAGTGGTGCTTGATGAAGCTGCACCAGACAAGCAAGCCACTGTCGTTGAGTCACATGAACCGAGCAATCTCAAAACGGAAGAGCCCACGGTAGTTGGTGAAGTTTCAAAGACTGCCATCGTTGCTCTTCGCACCACGGCTAGCGAGGAAACTGAGCCTTCGGCCCCCGCGGTCCCAGTTAGTGAGGTTCCTTCTGAAGTAttggtggaaagtgaaacgaaatgtAATGTGCCTGACGAAAAGGAAAGTActgaacctgaacctgaagAAGCAGCGAACAGCAGTAGAACGGAACAGGAACCTGAAGTGCCTGAGGAAGAAGATGTTTGTGAAGGCCACGAGGAGGTGGTGGGGCGAAAACTATCAACTTCGGACGCTGCGGAAACTCCAACGGAATCAAAATCCGTCGCAGAGCACGACAAGGCGGAACCTACCGAGGAATCCACCACATCGCAGCAACCGGAGGAAAGTGCTTTGAAGAATGAAGAATTGTATCCATCGGATCTAAATCCGTTCGGCGATGAGGATGAGAATGGCGCAAAGATCGTTGCGCTGCCGGGAACTCCAACGATGAAACCCGCCCCGTCCGTGCGTCGCGTAAGCACAAATCCTTTCGGGAGCGAAgatgaggacgacgatgcACAGCAACCGCagtcatcaccgtcgtcgaaACCACcacgaccgccaccgccgaaggtGAAGTCGACCGCCGCCGTGAATTCTACACCCGTTCCGGTGAATCCTTTcgacgaggatgacgatgatgcagGGACGACGGAACAGGAAGCCGAAATAGTGCCAGTGGTGTCGAAACCCTCGCCCCGCCGAACGCCAGTTCCCACGCCACGGAAACCGGGCCATGCGTACAACGACTCGATCAGCTCGCAGGACAATTCGCTGATGTCGAGCAGCAGGCTGAGCAGTTCGAATGTTTCGCTAGCCTCCAGCATGGACAGTGGCCCATCCTCGATGACGGTGCCTCGGCGCCGAAAGTCGAAGGCACCGAACGTTCCCGTGCCAAAGCCATCGGGTGAAGGCGCTCTCACTGCTGTCGGTGGTGCCATAATCACCTCCAGTATCGCTAACAAGGGAACGCTAACGACGCCGCGTAAGAAGCGAAATGCACCGGCACCTCCTCCTGCGTTCACGTCGACCCCTAAGCCAGAGCAGGCGTCCCAGCaaacaccagccagccaacgatTACTCACTCTCGATGCCAGTTTGATCGGTAACGATCGCCCCGAGGCATCCGAATCGATGAGCCGCGCGACAAGCAACGAGTCCGTCGTCTACCGGCGGCTGATTGTTCCGTTGGCTCTGGATGACGATGGGTCGGAGGCGCCACTAGATGATAGCACAACAACGGCCAGCGTCACCAGCGAGCGGCAGTGGGAAAAGATGAAAGACAACAAGGAAGCccagaaccggaaccgccAATCGCAGAGCTCGCCGATCGGTGAGGGTAACGGCTTCGGTAACGGTCTGTCCGTTCTGGCCAACAAGTCCTCGCAGGGAAAGTGGAAAAGGCGCAAAgggccggcaccggcgctaCCGATGGCACTGCCACTGCCCGAGCGTAAGCCCATTAAAATGTTACCCCTGAAGGAGATACACCAGGAGCTTCAAATCATCgaaacgcagcagcagggccTCGAGAAGCAGGGCATTGTGCTGGAGAAGATGATCCGGGAGCGGTGTGAGGGCGTCGAGGCGGACATAGACCTCGACATACGGTTGCAGGTGAACTCGAAGGAAGTGGAAGATTTGATCATGCAGCTTTTTGAGCTGGTGAACGAGAAGAATGAATTGTTCAGGCGCCAGGCGGAGCTAATGTACTT ACGGCGGATGCATCGACTGGAGCAAGAGCAAGCCGATTTGGAGTACGAAATTAGACTGCTGATGGCGCAACCGGAGCGTAACAAGACCGATTCGGATAAGGAGAAAGAGGAAGCATTGATTGCCCGATTAGTTGAG ATTGTTCAAATGCGTAATGAAGTCGTTGAATGTCTGGAGATGGATCGTATTCGTGAAGCAGAAGAAGACTTG TCAATTAAGCAGAGCATCGAAGAACGAGCGGCTAGCCAACAGTCAAAGCATGGTAAAAAAGACTCCACGGCCTGCACCGCTACCACGTTGCCGCTCACGGACTCGGAGAAGCAGGATTCAACGGTGAAGCTTtcgaagaaggagaaaaagaagttgaaggaagcgaaaaagttggtgaaatcgaaaaaaatcgaCTCAGAGAAG GATGCCGATGAAACGGAGAGCGGTTCGACcaaggagaagaaaaagaagagaaaattcCTCTTTTAA
- the LOC128275336 gene encoding MICAL-like protein 1 isoform X1 — MSERRGTKALELWCRRVVDGYKDVKVTNMSTSWRDGLAFCALIHYFRPDLIDFASLSKDNVYYNNELAFTIAEQRLGIPSLLDPADMVKYEVPDRFSILTYLSQYYRVFSNQEPATSKKASDKDTKPDDLSSKMANNIPAFVGVPKRATCARCSNPIFLAERISFGAKSYHRSCLKCARCGTQLTVGSFYETETDGEYCCETCPDEEIQLEIKRRKSSASSSSDGSHHSSGSGAAPVVPLVGLPRTIRSSKLLDRISFFESAPLSDEEKTSNLERKAKMSSFLKGTLDESDRKLPDSPVVLQEPNGKPDTEEDRRQDDVPPDLPTTAPPAAGDEANAESKASSTEPPVPAEDSESIEDQFEKIVQDLGNDELSGDTTNRLPQTEIAQRQLDSASVEQEESPRNHNSELRNVSELTDAQKEVDESEIMIVVEDADDKTPEVVLDEAAPDKQATVVESHEPSNLKTEEPTVVGEVSKTAIVALRTTASEETEPSAPAVPVSEVPSEVLVESETKCNVPDEKESTEPEPEEAANSSRTEQEPEVPEEEDVCEGHEEVVGRKLSTSDAAETPTESKSVAEHDKAEPTEESTTSQQPEESALKNEELYPSDLNPFGDEDENGAKIVALPGTPTMKPAPSVRRVSTNPFGSEDEDDDAQQPQSSPSSKPPRPPPPKVKSTAAVNSTPVPVNPFDEDDDDAGTTEQEAEIVPVVSKPSPRRTPVPTPRKPGHAYNDSISSQDNSLMSSSRLSSSNVSLASSMDSGPSSMTVPRRRKSKAPNVPVPKPSGEGALTAVGGAIITSSIANKGTLTTPRKKRNAPAPPPAFTSTPKPEQASQQTPASQRLLTLDASLIGNDRPEASESMSRATSNESVVYRRLIVPLALDDDGSEAPLDDSTTTASVTSERQWEKMKDNKEAQNRNRQSQSSPIGEGNGFGNGLSVLANKSSQGKWKRRKGPAPALPMALPLPERKPIKMLPLKEIHQELQIIETQQQGLEKQGIVLEKMIRERCEGVEADIDLDIRLQVNSKEVEDLIMQLFELVNEKNELFRRQAELMYLRRMHRLEQEQADLEYEIRLLMAQPERNKTDSDKEKEEALIARLVEIVQMRNEVVECLEMDRIREAEEDLSIKQSIEERAASQQSKHGKKDSTACTATTLPLTDSEKQDSTVKLSKKEKKKLKEAKKLVKSKKIDSEKDADETESGSTKEKKKKRKFLF; from the exons ATGTCCGAACGTCGTGGAACGAAGGCACTAGAACTATGGTGCCGCCGGGTCGTCGATGGCTACAAGGATGTCAAGGTCACTAACATGAGCACCTCCTGGCGGGACGGTCTTGCATTCTGTGCCCTCATCCACTACTTCCGGCCGGATTTGAT TGACTTCGCGAGCCTCAGCAAGGACAACGTGTACTACAACAATGAACTAGCGTTCACGATCGCGGAGCAACGTCTCGGCATCCCGTCGCTGCTGGATCCGGCCGATATGGTCAAGTACGAGGTACCGGATCGATTCTCAATCCTCACCTACCTGTCGCAGTACTACCGAGTGTTCAGCAATCAAG AACCCGCCACAAGCAAGAAGGCCTCCGATAAGGACACCAAGCCCGACGATCTGAGCTCAAAG ATGGCAAACAACATACCGGCCTTTGTGGGCGTTCCCAAGCGTGCTACCTGTGCCCGGTGTAGTAATCCCATTTTTCTGGCGGAACGGATCAGCTTCGGTGCGAAGAGTTACCACCGCTCGTGCCTAAAATGTGCCCGCTGCGGCACTCAGCTGACGGTGGGCAGCTTCTACGAGACGGAAACGGATGGCGAATACTGTTGCGAAACGTGCCCGGACGAGGAGATTCAGCTCGAGATCAAGCGACGCAAATCGTccgcctcgtcgtcgtccgacgGTAGCCACCACTCGTCGGGGTCGGGCGCAGCACCGGTCGTACCGCTCGTGGGATTGCCGCGTaccatccgcagcagcaaactGCTCGATCGTATATCGTTCTTCGAGTCGGCCCCCCTGAGCGATGAGGAGAAGACGTCGAACCTCGAGCGGAAGGCAAAGATGAGTAGCTTCCTGAAGGGAACACTCGATGAATCGGATCGCAAGCTGCCAGACTcgccggtggtgctgcaggAACCGAATGGCAAACCGGACACGGAAGAAGACCGAAGACAAGATGACGTCCCACCGGATCTGCCGACAACGgccccaccggcggcgggggaTGAAGCGAACGCTGAAAGCAAGGCATCCTCGACGGAACCTCCTGTCCCGGCGGAAGATTCCGAGAGCATTGAAGATCAGTTCGAGAAGATCGTACAAGATCTCGGGAACGACGAGCTGTCCGGCGATACAACCAACCGTTTACCACAAACCGAGATTGCACAACGGCAATTGGACAGCGCAAGCGTTGAGCAGGAGGAATCACCACGAAATCATAACTCAGAACTGAGAAACGTGTCTGAGCTTACAGATGCCCAGAAAGAAGTTGATGAGTCCGAGATTATGATAGTTGTAGAAGATGCCGATGACAAGACGCCAGAAGTGGTGCTTGATGAAGCTGCACCAGACAAGCAAGCCACTGTCGTTGAGTCACATGAACCGAGCAATCTCAAAACGGAAGAGCCCACGGTAGTTGGTGAAGTTTCAAAGACTGCCATCGTTGCTCTTCGCACCACGGCTAGCGAGGAAACTGAGCCTTCGGCCCCCGCGGTCCCAGTTAGTGAGGTTCCTTCTGAAGTAttggtggaaagtgaaacgaaatgtAATGTGCCTGACGAAAAGGAAAGTActgaacctgaacctgaagAAGCAGCGAACAGCAGTAGAACGGAACAGGAACCTGAAGTGCCTGAGGAAGAAGATGTTTGTGAAGGCCACGAGGAGGTGGTGGGGCGAAAACTATCAACTTCGGACGCTGCGGAAACTCCAACGGAATCAAAATCCGTCGCAGAGCACGACAAGGCGGAACCTACCGAGGAATCCACCACATCGCAGCAACCGGAGGAAAGTGCTTTGAAGAATGAAGAATTGTATCCATCGGATCTAAATCCGTTCGGCGATGAGGATGAGAATGGCGCAAAGATCGTTGCGCTGCCGGGAACTCCAACGATGAAACCCGCCCCGTCCGTGCGTCGCGTAAGCACAAATCCTTTCGGGAGCGAAgatgaggacgacgatgcACAGCAACCGCagtcatcaccgtcgtcgaaACCACcacgaccgccaccgccgaaggtGAAGTCGACCGCCGCCGTGAATTCTACACCCGTTCCGGTGAATCCTTTcgacgaggatgacgatgatgcagGGACGACGGAACAGGAAGCCGAAATAGTGCCAGTGGTGTCGAAACCCTCGCCCCGCCGAACGCCAGTTCCCACGCCACGGAAACCGGGCCATGCGTACAACGACTCGATCAGCTCGCAGGACAATTCGCTGATGTCGAGCAGCAGGCTGAGCAGTTCGAATGTTTCGCTAGCCTCCAGCATGGACAGTGGCCCATCCTCGATGACGGTGCCTCGGCGCCGAAAGTCGAAGGCACCGAACGTTCCCGTGCCAAAGCCATCGGGTGAAGGCGCTCTCACTGCTGTCGGTGGTGCCATAATCACCTCCAGTATCGCTAACAAGGGAACGCTAACGACGCCGCGTAAGAAGCGAAATGCACCGGCACCTCCTCCTGCGTTCACGTCGACCCCTAAGCCAGAGCAGGCGTCCCAGCaaacaccagccagccaacgatTACTCACTCTCGATGCCAGTTTGATCGGTAACGATCGCCCCGAGGCATCCGAATCGATGAGCCGCGCGACAAGCAACGAGTCCGTCGTCTACCGGCGGCTGATTGTTCCGTTGGCTCTGGATGACGATGGGTCGGAGGCGCCACTAGATGATAGCACAACAACGGCCAGCGTCACCAGCGAGCGGCAGTGGGAAAAGATGAAAGACAACAAGGAAGCccagaaccggaaccgccAATCGCAGAGCTCGCCGATCGGTGAGGGTAACGGCTTCGGTAACGGTCTGTCCGTTCTGGCCAACAAGTCCTCGCAGGGAAAGTGGAAAAGGCGCAAAgggccggcaccggcgctaCCGATGGCACTGCCACTGCCCGAGCGTAAGCCCATTAAAATGTTACCCCTGAAGGAGATACACCAGGAGCTTCAAATCATCgaaacgcagcagcagggccTCGAGAAGCAGGGCATTGTGCTGGAGAAGATGATCCGGGAGCGGTGTGAGGGCGTCGAGGCGGACATAGACCTCGACATACGGTTGCAGGTGAACTCGAAGGAAGTGGAAGATTTGATCATGCAGCTTTTTGAGCTGGTGAACGAGAAGAATGAATTGTTCAGGCGCCAGGCGGAGCTAATGTACTT ACGGCGGATGCATCGACTGGAGCAAGAGCAAGCCGATTTGGAGTACGAAATTAGACTGCTGATGGCGCAACCGGAGCGTAACAAGACCGATTCGGATAAGGAGAAAGAGGAAGCATTGATTGCCCGATTAGTTGAG ATTGTTCAAATGCGTAATGAAGTCGTTGAATGTCTGGAGATGGATCGTATTCGTGAAGCAGAAGAAGACTTG TCAATTAAGCAGAGCATCGAAGAACGAGCGGCTAGCCAACAGTCAAAGCATGGTAAAAAAGACTCCACGGCCTGCACCGCTACCACGTTGCCGCTCACGGACTCGGAGAAGCAGGATTCAACGGTGAAGCTTtcgaagaaggagaaaaagaagttgaaggaagcgaaaaagttggtgaaatcgaaaaaaatcgaCTCAGAGAAG GATGCCGATGAAACGGAGAGCGGTTCGACcaaggagaagaaaaagaagagaaaattcCTCTTTTAA
- the LOC128275423 gene encoding uncharacterized protein LOC128275423, which produces MTTAANTTPMEPTSSKTTANSSKAHRASRAAKQSIMANGRAKTTVGRHHNHYHHNNSSQQQAQVSAVQQHSQQHSQQPAPQPLGKHYHIPLDTYQPLQPLHLTNLRFAPGPCCHPVGLSAPSSSTAAGPARPKPQTLSLALPPCNGSYLSQLSAASLSTKSSHQHHHVLPHQPVTRIATISSPMSPTSCCSQRPTELQPTTPNSDATTPTLVKVKTWYTVTKQGLSY; this is translated from the coding sequence atgacgacggcggcgaacaCGACACCAATGGAGCCTACATCCTCGAAAACTACGGCCAACTCCTCCAAGGCCCACCGGGCGTCCCGCGCGGCCAAGCAATCGATAATGGCCAACGGGCGAGCGAAAACGACCGTCGGCCGCCATCACAATCACTACCATCATAATAACAGCAGTCAGCAGCAGGCTCAGGTCTCCGCAGTCCAGCAGCACAGCCAGCAgcacagccagcagccagcaccgCAGCCGCTCGGCAAGCACTACCACATTCCGCTCGATACGTACCAGCCGCTTCAGCCGCTGCACCTGACGAACCTGCGGTTTGCCCCGGGGCCCTGTTGCCATCCGGTGGGCCTATCAGCACCTTCCAGTTCGACTGCGGCGGGGCCAGCGCGGCCAAAGCCCCAGACACTCTCACTTGCGCTGCCACCGTGCAATGGGTCCTACCTGAGCCAGCTATCGGCGGCTTCCCTGTCGACGAAGTCTTCCCATCAACACCATCACGTTCTTCCGCATCAGCCGGTCACTCGCATTGCCACGATCTCATCGCCGATGTCACCCACATCCTGCTGCAgccaacgaccgaccgagctgCAGCCGACGACACCCAACTCGGACGCCACCACACCGACCCTGGTCAAAGTGAAGACCTGGTACACGGTGACCAAGCAGGGCCTCTCGTACTGA